In Alkalibaculum bacchi, a single genomic region encodes these proteins:
- the radA gene encoding DNA repair protein RadA, with translation MKNKTIYICSNCGYESPKWQGRCMNCNEWNTFEEEVQIKGAGAKNFDRARKDAIQLNYVKSSNSERIRTGIKEFDRVMGGGIVRDSLTIITAKPGAGKSTLLLQVAQDLCLRGHKVIYASGEESESQIKNRSDRLFDKVSDNLWVFCDNSLNSVIYHTNQINPDLIILDSIQTFQVDEIRDSKAGSPTQTMECANELLKLAKNPDRPRAVIIVGQMTKKDEMAGLRALEHLVDTVLFIEGESDEELRGLSVTKNRFGSTWERGFFTMTEEGMVSIDNPSQFFMTQREGEKTVSGSAITVIRDGSRPIIVEIESLVSTSFLPYPSRISECIRKDQLNTLVSILEQRGGIKLFDRDIVLKATGGLKLKEQSVNLAIIMSIVSSVQNRPISNGIAFLADVGLTGELKKVPSLELRIKELDRMGFKQVFIAKGALPKNAKFEDVKVIEKTMLSEVIGNI, from the coding sequence ATGAAAAACAAAACAATATACATTTGTTCCAACTGTGGTTATGAAAGCCCAAAATGGCAAGGTCGTTGTATGAATTGCAATGAGTGGAACACTTTTGAAGAAGAGGTTCAGATTAAGGGTGCTGGAGCAAAGAATTTTGATAGAGCGCGCAAAGATGCCATTCAATTAAATTATGTCAAATCCTCTAATAGCGAGCGTATTAGGACGGGGATTAAGGAATTCGATCGGGTTATGGGTGGAGGAATCGTTCGGGATTCTCTTACTATTATTACAGCTAAACCTGGTGCTGGAAAATCAACTTTATTATTGCAAGTAGCTCAAGATCTTTGTCTAAGAGGGCATAAAGTAATTTATGCATCAGGTGAAGAAAGTGAAAGTCAAATAAAAAACCGTTCCGATCGATTATTTGATAAAGTGAGCGATAATCTATGGGTGTTTTGCGATAATAGTTTAAACAGTGTAATATATCATACCAATCAAATTAATCCTGATCTTATTATATTAGACAGTATCCAGACTTTTCAGGTAGACGAAATAAGAGACTCAAAAGCAGGTTCTCCTACACAGACTATGGAATGTGCCAATGAACTTCTAAAATTAGCAAAGAATCCAGATAGACCCAGGGCAGTAATCATCGTAGGTCAAATGACCAAAAAAGACGAGATGGCAGGGCTTCGGGCATTAGAACATTTAGTAGATACGGTTTTATTTATTGAGGGAGAGAGTGATGAAGAGTTAAGAGGTTTATCTGTAACAAAGAATCGATTTGGAAGCACGTGGGAAAGAGGGTTCTTCACTATGACGGAAGAAGGGATGGTCTCTATAGATAATCCATCTCAGTTTTTTATGACTCAAAGAGAAGGAGAAAAAACTGTTTCAGGCAGTGCAATAACTGTAATCAGAGATGGATCTAGACCTATTATTGTAGAGATTGAGAGTCTTGTATCCACAAGTTTTTTACCTTATCCTTCAAGAATCAGCGAATGCATAAGAAAAGATCAATTAAATACTTTAGTGTCTATACTAGAACAGAGAGGTGGAATAAAGCTCTTTGATAGGGATATCGTCCTAAAAGCCACAGGAGGTTTAAAACTTAAAGAGCAATCTGTTAATCTTGCTATTATTATGAGCATCGTATCATCTGTACAGAATAGACCCATTAGTAATGGGATAGCCTTCTTAGCAGATGTGGGATTAACAGGGGAGTTAAAAAAAGTACCTTCCCTTGAACTTCGCATTAAGGAATTGGATCGCATGGGCTTCAAACAAGTCTTTATTGCTAAGGGCGCTCTTCCTAAAAATGCAAAATTTGAAGACGTTAAAGTAATTGAAAAAACGATGTTATCAGAAGTAATTGGAAACATCTAA